CGAGGAACGTCTCACCGCTGGGCCGCAGTGGTCGCGGCGGCGCTGGGCCGAGGCCCGCTTGCTCGGGCGCTTCGAGCAACGGGTGCCGGCGGCGGCGCAGCAGGCACTGAGCGCCTCGGTGGCCCGGGCCGATGCCTACATCTCCGACTACAACTTGTACCTGCATCACTGGCTGACCGCGGACGGCCAGCGACTCTTTCCCACCGGGCTCCGCCTCATCAGCCACTGGGGTCTGCGTGACGAGCTGAAGGCGCACTACGGCGAGGCGCAGGGAATCGAGAAGCAGCGTCTCATCGCCCAGGTGATGGAAGCCATCGTGCGCCAGGAGATCCCGCAGGCGGTGATCAACAACCCGCGTTTCGACTGGACGCCGGTCACCGGGAAGGTGAGCGTCTCCCCGGTGCAGGACGGCGAGCCGCCGGCGGGCGCGGGCACGAACCCCGATGGGGCCCGCGAGCCCGACACACGTTACCGCCTGCTCCTCGACATCTTCCAGGCCATGCGCCAGGTGGACCCCTACGTGCCCCAGGCGCCCACGGCCATCGCGCGCAGCTTCGACGTGGAACGGGAGATCCCGCTCGCCACCGTGCGCGCCATGTTCGAGGCGCTCTTCCAAAGCCCCGTGGCCGGCGACGTGGCGCACCTGATCGAGACGCGTCTCGGCCGCCCCCTCGAGCCCTTCGACCTCTGGTACGCCGGCTTCAAACCGAGGGTGCAATACGCCGAAGCCGATCTGGACGCCAAGACCCGCAAGCGTTACCCCACCTCGGCGGCGTTCGGCGCCGACATCCCGCGGCTCCTCCGTGACCTCGGCTTCAGCGCCGAGACGGCGGGGATGCTGGCCACGCACATCGTCGTCGACCCGTCCCGCGGCGCCGGTCATGCTCTCGGCGCCGGACGCCGCGACGACAGTGCGCACCTGCGCACTCGGGTCGGCGCCGACGGCATGGACTACAAGGGCTACAACATCGCGGTGCACGAGCTCGGCCACAACGTCGAGCAAGTGTTCTCGCTCAACGGCATCGATCACACCCTGCTGCAGGGCGTGCCGGGAAATGCGTTCACCGAGGCCCTCGCTTTCGTCTTCCAGGAGCGGGACCTGGAGCTCTTGGGGATGGCGCAGAAGAGCGACGACAACCACCACCTGCGCGCGCTGGAAGCGTACTGGGGCGCCTGCGAGATCGGCGCCGTGGCCTTGCTCGACGTGGCGGTATGGGAGTGGATGTACGCACACCGGTCGGCGACGCCGGCGGAGCTGCGCGGCGCCACCGTGCGCCTCGCCGGCGAGGTTTGGGAGCGCACTTTCGGGCCCCTGATGCACGGCCAGCCTTCGGTGCTCCTCGGCATCTACTCGCACATGCTCGCCTATCCGCTCTATCTGGCGAACTACCCCCTGGGACACCTCATCGCCTTCCAGCTGGAACAACATTTCCAGGGCGCCGACTTGGCGGCGGAGTTCGAAAGAGTGTGCAAGCAGGGCCGGGTGACCCCGGATCTGTGGATGCGGGGCGCCGTGGGCGCGCCGCTGCAAGCGGAGCCGCTCCTGCAGGCGGCGGCAGCCGCGGTGGCGGCGCTCCAGCCCCAGGGCGCCGGGGCGCGCTGAAACGGAGCGGCAGCATGAGCACGCGCAGCACCACCACCACCACGGCCGCCGCCAGCGCCGCGGCCCTACAGCCGGAATATGCCGCTGTTCGCGCCGCCACCGTGGCGCTGTGTGCTCCCCTCGCCGTCGAGGATCACGTGGTGCAGACGATGGCCGATGTGAGCCCGCCGAAGTGGCACCTGGCGCACACGACCTGGTTCTTCGAGACCTTCGTGCTCGCCCAGTTCGTCCCCGACTATCGGCCAGTGCACCCGCTCTATCGCACCTTGTTCAATTCGTACTATGAGGCCGTCGGTGCCCGTCATCCGCGCGCCGAGCGCGGCTTGCTGTCACGCCCCACGGTGCGGGAGGTGCTGGATTACCGCCGGCACGTGGACGCCCGCATCCACGATCTGTTGCTGCGACTGCCCGCGGAGCACGAGAACGAGCTCTGCCGCCGCCTCATCCTGGGGTTGCATCACGAGCAGCAGCACCAGGAGCTCCTGCTCGTGGACATCAAGCACATCTTCGCCACCAATCCGCTCCAACCGGTGTACCGCGCCGCCCCGACCGGCGCCACTCAGCCCGTGGCGCCGCTCCGCTGGCACCCCTTCGCCGGTGGCCTGCTCGAGTTCGGCCACGCCGGCCCGGGCTTCGCTTTCGACAACGAGTCGCCGCGGCACCGAGTGTTCCTCGCGCCCTTCGCCCTCGCCGATCGTTGCGTCAGCAACGGCGAATACCTGGAATTCATCGCCGCGGGCGGCTACGAGCGCCCCGAGCTCTGGCTCGCCGACGGCTGGGCCACGGTGGCGAACGGCGATTGGCGGGCGCCGCTCTACTGGCAGGAGCGCGACGGCGCTTGGTTCGAATTCACCCTGAGCGGGCCGCGACCGCTGCGGCTGGACGAGCCCGTGGTGCACGTGAGCTACTACGAAGCCGATGCCTTCGCCCGCTGGCGCCAGGCGCGCTTGCCCAGCGAGTTCGAGTGGGAGCTCGCGGCGCAGTCATCGCCCCGGGAAGGCAACTTCGTCGAATCCGGCGCTCTGCAACCCCGGCCCGCCCACGCGCCCGCCTTGGCGACCGCGTCGGGACGTGGATCCACCCAAGGTTTGCGCCAAATTTTCGGCGATGTCTGGGAGCTGACGCGCAGCGATTACGCGCCCTATCCGGGCTATCACGCGCAGCGCGGAGCGCTCGGCGAGTACAACGGCAAGTTCATGAGCGGACAGGTGGTGTTGCGCGGGGGCTCGTGCGCCACGCCGCGGTCGCACATCCGCGCCACCTACCGCAACTTCTTCTATCCCCACCAGCGCTGGAACTTCCAGGGGCTGCGCCTGGCGCAGGACGCCTGAAGCACGGCGCGACGGCGCTCAGTCGAAGGGCGAGTGGCCGCTCTTCGCCGGCTGGTAGAACGGATTCTGTCCCGCCGCGTGATCCGTCGTGTCCAGGACTTCGGCGATCTCGGGCACGGCGCCGACGATGGACTTCTCGATCCCCTGCTTCAGCGTCACGCTCACCATGCCGCAGCCCTGGCAGCCGCCGCCGAGGCGGATGTAGGCCTTGCCGTCCCGCACGTCGAGGAGTGCCACGTAGCCGCCGTGGGTGGCGACTCCAGGATTGATCTCTGTGTCGATGACGCGCTGCACCTTGAGCGCCACGGGATCGCGCCACAGCGGATTGGGATTGTCGATCTTGAAGCCTTGCCCGCCGGCCTGCAGGACGAAGTCGAGGGTGGCGCCCTTCAGGTCTTCCTGGCTCGGTCCGTCCACGAGGACGGTGAGAGCGCCGCTCGACACCACCACGTCGGTGGCGGACTTCTCGTCCAGGCGCAAGAGGGTGAGCTCGTACTCGAAACCCTGGGCGCCGCGCCCGCTGATCGCCAGACGCAGGCAGTGATCCTTGCCTTCCTGAGACTCCAGGATCTCGCTCAGCTGTTTGCTCGCCGCCTCGGTGATCGTGATCATCGCCCTCTCCTCGTGCTCATCGCCCTTCCCTCCGTGACGGGGTTGCCGTCGAGCCGTGCGGCGGCGCCGCGGCGTCTTCGATCTCCAGCACCAGGCGCGCGTGACTGCGGCGCAGCGCTGCCTCCACTGCTTCGGGCGTCGCGGCGCGGGCGAAGAGAAAGCCGAGGTAGCGCCCGCCTTCCGGGGGTGGCAGCACCGGCTGTCCGCTGGCGACGGTAAGGCGCACGTCCTCCACGTGCTCCACCTCCCGAGCCGCCTCCACGCCACCGACCCGCCTCAGGATACCAGCCCGGGGGATGGGAATCATCATCACTCCAGCGGCGCGCGGCTCGCGCTCGAGGGCAGCGGTGTCGCGGCCCAGGGCCTGGCGCAAGACCAGCTCTTCCAGGGACACCTCCCCGGCGCCGAAGCGGAGCGCCCGGGCGCAGAGGCCGCCGATGGAACGCGGCGCCGCTTCCAAGAGAGTGGTCCCCGCGGCGTTGCAACGCACTTCGGCGTGCAGCGGCCCGGTGCGGAGACCGAGCGCCCGCGCGGCAGCGCGCACCGTGTCCACCACCTCGGACTGCAACGCCCGCGGCTGGCGGGACGGCGTGACGTAGATCGTCTCCTGGAAGAACGGACCCTCCAGGGGGTCGGGCTTGTCGAAGAGGGCGAGTGTCCGGAGCTCGCCGTCTTGCAGCAGACCTTCGAGCGCCATCTCCAGGCCGGGAATGTAGTCCTCCACCAGAATCTGCTGGGTGTGCTCGGCGTCGCGCAGATCCGGGCCGGAGAGGATAGCGGCGAGACGGGAAAAGGCGGCGACGAACTCCGCCGCCCCGTTGGCGCGGATGACGCCACGGCTGCCGGAGAGGGCGAGGGGCTTGACGACGCAGGGGTAGTCGACTCGAGCGGCGAGGCGCTCGGGATCGGAGTCGCGCGGCACAGCGCGGAAGCCCGGCACCAGCAGACCCGCCGCCTGCAGCGCTCGACGAGTGGACAACTTGTCGCGCGCCGTCCGTACCGCGTCCACGCTGTTGTGAGCGAGGCCGAGAGACTGGGCCAGGTGCGCTGCCAGGACCACGCCCTCGTCGTCCGCGGCGACGATCGCCGTGAGCGGTGTCGACGCGGCGAAGGTCAGCACCTGGCGCACTGCCGTTTCGAGGTCCGCGAAGGGGAGCGCCAGGTGACCTTGGGGATGCAGGGAAGCGAGTGCCTGGGGCCGGTCGCTGCCGACGACGACTTCGACAGCCAAAGTACGGGCGGCGGCGAGAAAGGCCTCCGCCTTGTAGGTCGTGGTCGTCATCAGGAGGAGGAGTCGATCCACGAGCGCTCCCGGCGGCTTGGCGTCGTGCGCTCGCATTCTAGCATCGGCTGGATGCGTGCGGCGGGCCGGGTCGCCTCGTCCCGCCCCGTGTCCGTGGCGAGCCCGACACCGCACGCTTGCCCGTTCGTTCGCTGCCACCGGCATGAGAATGCCGGGCGGTCGCGCGAGGGGAGGGGAGGGGACGGTGCCTCCGCCGGAGCACCGTCCCCATCGGACCGTCGGTGGCCGTCGCCGCCGCCGGTGTTGCCGGATCGAACGCGGTATCGCGCCCGCGCGTCGTCGTCGTCGCTCTCTGCCGGGCGATCCGTCGCCGCTGCAGCAAAGGCGCTTCACGTCGATGGCGACACTGCGGCGGCGGAAAGCCAGCGGGATGCCAACGCCACGCTGGCCCGCAGCGACATCTGGGTGTCGCATCGAAGTCCGTATATGTACTCGGATTACGGCGGGCGACCTGCGGTGGAGGCGTGGAGCGCCACGAGCCGCCGCGGGCCGCCTGCGACAGAATGATCCGCGCGGCACGGCGAGAACGCCGGAGGCATGACAGGATGTCGCCGGAAACAGCGCGCCGTCGCACCCGCAGGGCTTCCGCCCCCTGCATCGAGCCGCTATCATCCGCTCCGCGAGGCGCGCGTGGGCGCGCCGGACGACGGGAGCGCACCATCTCCGCCGCCAAGACAGAGCCGCGATCGACGCCGCTCGAGGCGCAGCACCGGCAGTGCGGCGCCCGCATGGTGGAGTTCGCCGGCTGGTCGATGCCCATCCAGTACGACGGCCTGATCAAGGAGCACGAGCGCGTGCGCCGCGCCGCCGGGCTCTTCGACGTCAGCCACATGGGCGAGCTCTTCTTCAGCGGTCCCGGCGCCCTGACCACGCTCGACCGGCTGGCGACCAACGACGTCGCCGCGCTCGTCGATGGCCAGGTGCTCTACACGCCGCTCTGCAATCCTCGTGGCGGCGTGCGCGACGATGTCCTCGTCTACCGCATGGATGGCAACCGTTTCATGATGGTGGTCAACGCCGCCAACACGGCGAAGATCCTCGCCTGGTCCCGGGAGCACCTGCAGCCACAGACGGAGCTCCAGGACCGCAGCGACGAGGTGGCTCTCCTCGCCTTGCAAGGCCCGCGCAGCCCGGATATCCTGCGCCGCTCGCGCCTCCTCGGCGACCTGGGTGAGCGTGCGGCGACGCTGCCCTACTATCGTTTCCTCGCTGGAGCGGGAGAGGTGCTGGCGGTGTCGCGCACCGGCTATACCGGCGAAAGGGGCTACGAGATCTACGTGCAGGCCTCCCGCGCCCCGGCTCTCTGGGAGGATCTCCTGGCCCAGGGTGGCGAGCTGGGCCTGGGGCCGGCGGGGCTCGGAGCCCGGGACACTTTGCGCTTCGAGGTGGCGTACTGCCTCTACGGGCACGAGCTGGAGGAGGACACTTCGCCTCTGGAAGCCGGGCTCGGCTGGACGGTGAAGCTGAAGAAGCCGGACTTCATCGGCCGGGAGGCGCTCGTACGTCAAAAAGAGCAGGGCGTGCCGCGACGGCTTCTCGGCCTCGAGCTGGCCGATCGAGTCATCGCCCGCGCCGGCTTCGCAGTCCGCGGCCAGGGTCGAGAGGTGGGGAAGGTGACCAGCGGCACCTTCGCACCCAGCCTCGGCCGTAGTCTGGCACTGGCGCTGGTGCAGAGCGACGCCGCCGAGGCGCCGCTCGCCGTGGTCGTGCGCGGCCGCGAGGTGGGGGCGCGCCGCGTGGCGCTACCGTTCCACGCTCCGAGCGCGCAGGCGTGAGGTCCGTGGACCGGGGCTCGCGAATCCAGGAGGAAAGAAGGACATGCCGTACATCCCCCGGCAGCTCAGGTACACGCAGGAACACGAGTGGGTGAGTCTCGAGGAGGACGGCACCGCCACCATCGGCATCAGCGACTTCGCCCAGTCCGAGCTCGGAGACATCGTCTTCGTCGAGCTGCCCGAAGAAGGGGACAAGCTGGTGCAGATGGAATCCTTCGGTACCATCGAAGCGGTGAAGACCGTGAGCGACCTCTATTCCCCCGTCTCCGGCGAGGTCGTGGCGGTCAACAAGCAGCTCGTGGACCTGCCCACGCTGATCAACGAAAGCCCCTACGACGACGGCTGGCTCGTGAAGGTGCGCCTCGACGATCCACGCGAGCTCGAACGCCTGCTCACCGCGGAGCAGTACAACGAGCAGATCGGCCAGGCGGACTGATTCCGCTCTCGACGACGCACCGCCGCGAAGCCCCGGTTCTTCTCCTGCTCTTGCTCGCTGCCGCCCTGCTCGCCCCCGGTTGCGAACACAAGGCGGCCCCTGTGCCGGTGACGCCGGAGCCGGGCGGCAGCTTGGCGATCGCCATCCTGGAACCCTTCGATTTCTTGACCCCGGTGCGCGCCGTGCGCCCGGCCACCGAGGAATTCATGGTGCACGTGACGCCGCCGCTCGGCCGGGTCACGGAGCAGGGAGACATCCAGTGGCTCATGGCGCGGGCGCCGCGCCCGCTGCAGCCGGGTCTCCTCTTTCGCCTGCGCCCCGCTTTCTGGGAGGACGGCGTGCCGGTGACCGCCGCCGACTTCGCCCTCACCGTTCACGTCATGCTGCATCCCGGAGCGCCGGGTCACGAACGTTCGCGCTACGGTCTCGTTCGCGACGTGGTGGCGCTGGACGACTCGACGCTCTACTTCGACCTGCTGGAGTTTTCCCGCGAGCGCTTCCGGGACGCTCTGATCGCGCCGCTCCCGGCCCACGTCCTCGGGCCCGATCCCGACCCGCGCCATCTCTATGAATGGCCGGTGAGCCGCAAGCCCCTTTCCTGCGGCCCCTTCCGCGTCGTCGAGAGCAGCACCGATACTCTGGTCCTCGAGCGCCGCGAGGATTCGGGCTGGCCGCCACCGCGGCTCGACCGCGTCATCGTGCGCTCCCTCGAGCCGGAAATCGCCGTGCAGCAGTTCCGTGACGGCGCCGTCGACGTCGTCGATGCCTTGCCGGCGGCGCAAGCGGAGGCGCTGCGCGGCGTGCGCGAGGCGCGGCTCCTCGCCTTCGTCGGCGCTTCCTATCTCTATGTGGGCTGGAACCTGCGCGACGCGCGCTTCGGCGACCTCACGGTGCGCCGCGCCGCCGCCATGGCGGTGGACGTCGAGCGGTTGTGCCGGGATCTCACCTTGGGTCAAGGTGATGTGGCGCGAGGGCCGCTGGTGCCGGTGCTCGGCCTTCCGGATACGTCGAGCGTCCTGCCGCACGACCTGAAGCAGGCGCGCGCCCTCCTCGACGCCGCGGGGTGGCAGGACCACGACCGGGACGGCATCCGCGACCGCGGCGGCGCTAGGCTCGCCTTCAACCTTCTCGTCCCGGAAAACGACGCGCTGCGCGAGCAGAGCGCCGCCGCCGTGGCTCGCGCGCTCCGGGATCTCGAGATCGAGGTGAGCGTGCGCGTCTTGGTGGTGGAAGAGTTCTACGCCCGCTTGCAGCGCGGCGCCTTCGAAGCTTACCTGGGCCAATGGTTCCCGCGCCGCGGCCAGCCTCTGGAGGACGTCTGGCACTCCGAAGCCACCGACCGTTTCAACTACGGCGGCTTCAACGACCCCGGCGTGGACAGCCTTCTCGTCCGCTTGCGCTTGGAGCAACCAGGACCGAGCGAAGAGGAGTTGCTGGCGGCGTTGCAGCGGCGCGTCTACGCCCAGCAGCCCTATCTCTTCCTCTTCCAGGAGCCGCGCTTCACCGTCTTCGCGGCCCGGGTGCAAGGGGTCCGCCCCACCGTGCTCTCCACCTTCTGGAACCTGCCGGAGTGGTGGGTTCCGCGCGCCCAGCGCTCTCCTGAGCCCTGAGGAGTTGGCGGGCGCCTTCCGCACTTGCGACGCCGCCTGGAGCCTCGCATAGTGGGCGTATGCTCGCGTTCGTCGCCCGCCGGCTCCTCGTTTCCGTCTTCCTGATCCTCGGGCTCCTGACCCTGGTTTTCTTCGTCAGCCACCTGGCCCCGGGCGATCCCCTGCAGCGCTACGCCGTCGGCGAGGTCGACGCCGCGACGCTGGCGCACCTGGAGCGCCAGTTCGGTCTGGACCAGCCGCTCCCGGTGCAGTACGGCCGCTGGCTGCGTTCCTTCCTTTTCGATTTCGACTTCGGCGTCAGCATCGGCCAGCGCCGCGCCGTGCGCGACATCGTGCTCGAAGCCCTGCCGTACACCTTGCGCCTCGCGGCGGCGGCCCTCGCCGTGCGTTTGCTTCTCGGCGTCACCCTGGGGGTGGTGGCAGCGCTGCGCCGGGGCCGGCGCACCGATCTCGGTCTCGGCCTGGGGGCGTTGCTCGTGTATTCCATCCCCTCCTTCTGGCTCGGCTTGATGCTGCTGCTCCTCTTCTCCTGGCAGCTGCAATGGTTGCCCTCGGGGCAAGCGCATCGCCTCGACGCCGCCAGCCTTTCCTGGGCGGCACGCGTCGCGGACTCGCTCCTCCATCTATTGCTGCCGGTCTTCGTTCTCGGCGTCGGCGGCGCCGCCTCGATCTTCCGCTTCGCCCGCGCCGGCATGATCGAGGTCCTGAGCCAGGACTACGTCCGCGCCGCCCGCGCCCGGGGCTTGCGC
The genomic region above belongs to Candidatus Krumholzibacteriia bacterium and contains:
- the gcvT gene encoding glycine cleavage system aminomethyltransferase GcvT — translated: MSAAKTEPRSTPLEAQHRQCGARMVEFAGWSMPIQYDGLIKEHERVRRAAGLFDVSHMGELFFSGPGALTTLDRLATNDVAALVDGQVLYTPLCNPRGGVRDDVLVYRMDGNRFMMVVNAANTAKILAWSREHLQPQTELQDRSDEVALLALQGPRSPDILRRSRLLGDLGERAATLPYYRFLAGAGEVLAVSRTGYTGERGYEIYVQASRAPALWEDLLAQGGELGLGPAGLGARDTLRFEVAYCLYGHELEEDTSPLEAGLGWTVKLKKPDFIGREALVRQKEQGVPRRLLGLELADRVIARAGFAVRGQGREVGKVTSGTFAPSLGRSLALALVQSDAAEAPLAVVVRGREVGARRVALPFHAPSAQA
- a CDS encoding ATP-grasp domain-containing protein, coding for MRAHDAKPPGALVDRLLLLMTTTTYKAEAFLAAARTLAVEVVVGSDRPQALASLHPQGHLALPFADLETAVRQVLTFAASTPLTAIVAADDEGVVLAAHLAQSLGLAHNSVDAVRTARDKLSTRRALQAAGLLVPGFRAVPRDSDPERLAARVDYPCVVKPLALSGSRGVIRANGAAEFVAAFSRLAAILSGPDLRDAEHTQQILVEDYIPGLEMALEGLLQDGELRTLALFDKPDPLEGPFFQETIYVTPSRQPRALQSEVVDTVRAAARALGLRTGPLHAEVRCNAAGTTLLEAAPRSIGGLCARALRFGAGEVSLEELVLRQALGRDTAALEREPRAAGVMMIPIPRAGILRRVGGVEAAREVEHVEDVRLTVASGQPVLPPPEGGRYLGFLFARAATPEAVEAALRRSHARLVLEIEDAAAPPHGSTATPSRREGR
- a CDS encoding ABC transporter substrate-binding protein, whose product is MPVTPEPGGSLAIAILEPFDFLTPVRAVRPATEEFMVHVTPPLGRVTEQGDIQWLMARAPRPLQPGLLFRLRPAFWEDGVPVTAADFALTVHVMLHPGAPGHERSRYGLVRDVVALDDSTLYFDLLEFSRERFRDALIAPLPAHVLGPDPDPRHLYEWPVSRKPLSCGPFRVVESSTDTLVLERREDSGWPPPRLDRVIVRSLEPEIAVQQFRDGAVDVVDALPAAQAEALRGVREARLLAFVGASYLYVGWNLRDARFGDLTVRRAAAMAVDVERLCRDLTLGQGDVARGPLVPVLGLPDTSSVLPHDLKQARALLDAAGWQDHDRDGIRDRGGARLAFNLLVPENDALREQSAAAVARALRDLEIEVSVRVLVVEEFYARLQRGAFEAYLGQWFPRRGQPLEDVWHSEATDRFNYGGFNDPGVDSLLVRLRLEQPGPSEEELLAALQRRVYAQQPYLFLFQEPRFTVFAARVQGVRPTVLSTFWNLPEWWVPRAQRSPEP
- a CDS encoding iron-sulfur cluster assembly accessory protein; this encodes MITITEAASKQLSEILESQEGKDHCLRLAISGRGAQGFEYELTLLRLDEKSATDVVVSSGALTVLVDGPSQEDLKGATLDFVLQAGGQGFKIDNPNPLWRDPVALKVQRVIDTEINPGVATHGGYVALLDVRDGKAYIRLGGGCQGCGMVSVTLKQGIEKSIVGAVPEIAEVLDTTDHAAGQNPFYQPAKSGHSPFD
- the gcvH gene encoding glycine cleavage system protein GcvH, translated to MPYIPRQLRYTQEHEWVSLEEDGTATIGISDFAQSELGDIVFVELPEEGDKLVQMESFGTIEAVKTVSDLYSPVSGEVVAVNKQLVDLPTLINESPYDDGWLVKVRLDDPRELERLLTAEQYNEQIGQAD
- the egtB gene encoding ergothioneine biosynthesis protein EgtB, which translates into the protein MSTRSTTTTTAAASAAALQPEYAAVRAATVALCAPLAVEDHVVQTMADVSPPKWHLAHTTWFFETFVLAQFVPDYRPVHPLYRTLFNSYYEAVGARHPRAERGLLSRPTVREVLDYRRHVDARIHDLLLRLPAEHENELCRRLILGLHHEQQHQELLLVDIKHIFATNPLQPVYRAAPTGATQPVAPLRWHPFAGGLLEFGHAGPGFAFDNESPRHRVFLAPFALADRCVSNGEYLEFIAAGGYERPELWLADGWATVANGDWRAPLYWQERDGAWFEFTLSGPRPLRLDEPVVHVSYYEADAFARWRQARLPSEFEWELAAQSSPREGNFVESGALQPRPAHAPALATASGRGSTQGLRQIFGDVWELTRSDYAPYPGYHAQRGALGEYNGKFMSGQVVLRGGSCATPRSHIRATYRNFFYPHQRWNFQGLRLAQDA
- a CDS encoding ABC transporter permease is translated as MLAFVARRLLVSVFLILGLLTLVFFVSHLAPGDPLQRYAVGEVDAATLAHLERQFGLDQPLPVQYGRWLRSFLFDFDFGVSIGQRRAVRDIVLEALPYTLRLAAAALAVRLLLGVTLGVVAALRRGRRTDLGLGLGALLVYSIPSFWLGLMLLLLFSWQLQWLPSGQAHRLDAASLSWAARVADSLLHLLLPVFVLGVGGAASIFRFARAGMIEVLSQDYVRAARARGLRERTIVLHHALRNALLPVVTLVGLSIPALVGGTVVIESLFSWPGLGRLTVDAIGQRDYPVIMATTFLAGVTAVAGSLLADLLASWLDPRIRMES